In Torulaspora globosa chromosome 1, complete sequence, a genomic segment contains:
- the OSH6 gene encoding oxysterol-binding protein OSH6 (ancestral locus Anc_2.513): protein MMPLSKLKAMSVHGSSASSLSKDLYSDGPVDTDDLDENDESGQNILLNIISQLKPGCDLSRITLPTFILEKKSMLERITNQLQFPDLILDAHNEKDKLQRFVKVVKWYLAGWHIAPKAVKKPLNPVLGEHFTCYWDLPNKQQAFYIAEQTSHHPPESAYFYMIPESRIRVDGVCIPKSRFLGNSTAAMMAGLTVLQFLDLTDSNGKPEKYTLSQPNMYARGILFGKMRIELGDHMIIKSPDYEIDIDFKTKGFISGTYDAIAGTVKDKNGKEYYEITGKWNDVMYIKDLTDKNSRKTILFDTHKSKVSKPKVRPLNEQGEYESRRLWKKVIEALAARDHEVATEEKYKIESYQRELAKKRVEDGVEFHPKLFRRAKPEEDLDYYIYRKIPNGEDYEEQIKSILEIAPILPGQQFTEKFAIPAHKKSQLQEKELSKTSRLE, encoded by the coding sequence ATGATGCCTTTGAGCAAGTTGAAGGCAATGTCCGTGCACGGGAGCTCTGCTAGTTCTCTCAGCAAAGATCTTTATTCAGATGGCCCAGTCGACACGGATGACTTGGATGAGAATGATGAGTCAGGGCAGAATATCTTACTGAACATTATTTCCCAGTTGAAGCCCGGCTGTGACTTGTCTCGCATAACACTGCCAACGTTTattctggagaagaagtcgaTGCTGGAAAGAATCACAAACCAATTGCAGTTTCCCGATCTGATTTTGGATGCACACAATGAGAAAGATAAGCTTCAGAGGTTTGTCAAAGTGGTCAAGTGGTATTTGGCCGGTTGGCACATTGCACCCAAGGCTGTCAAGAAGCCCCTAAATCCTGTGCTGGGGGAGCACTTTACTTGCTACTGGGATTTGCCAAATAAACAACAAGCTTTTTACATTGCAGAACAAACAAGCCACCATCCTCCTGAATCCGCCTATTTCTACATGATTCCGGAATCAAGAATAAGAGTTGACGGTGTGTGCATACCTAAATCCAGGTTCTTAGGTAATTCGACGGCTGCCATGATGGCCGGGCTAACCGTCTTACAATTTCTCGACCTCACTGACTCAAACGGGAAACCTGAAAAATACACTCTTTCCCAACCTAACATGTATGCTCGAGGCATCCTGTTTGGTAAGATGAGAATTGAGTTAGGAGATCATATGATTATCAAAAGCCCGGATTATGAGATAGACATTGATTTCAAAACGAAAGGCTTTATATCTGGAACATACGATGCTATTGCGGGCACTGTAAAGGACAAGAATGGTAAAGAATACTATGAAATCACAGGGAAATGGAATGATGTCATGTATATTAAAGACTTGACCGATAAAAACTCAAGGAAGACTATTCTTTTCGACACGCATAAAAGTAAAGTAAGCAAGCCGAAAGTACGTCCATTAAATGAACAAGGGGAATACGAATCTAGAAGATTGTGGAAAAAGGTTATAGAAGCATTGGCTGCTCGCGACCATGAAGTGGCCACCGAAGAAAAATACAAGATTGAAAGCTATCAGAGAGAGCTGGCAAAGAAGCGGGTTGAAGACGGTGTAGAATTTCATCCGAAATTATTCAGGCGAGCTAAACCAGAAGAGGATTTGGACTACTATATCTATAGGAAAATTCCCAATGGCGAAGATTACGAAGAACAAATTAAAAGCATCCTAGAAATTGCGCCGATCTTGCCAGGACAGCAGTTCACAGAGAAGTTTGCAATCCCTGCACACAAGAAAAGTCAGCTGCAAGAAAAAGAACTCTCGAAAACCTCACGGTTAGAATGA
- the ECM9 gene encoding Ecm9p (ancestral locus Anc_2.514) — translation MVCQQRRKLENNYTDYERLRKLLQLPENDTKEPDWLYLKIERYVTKIIQTIDSAVAEEWPPYFCLVEILKEVPEAADLSTFSTWRTNLHNFEEKYGTISLIRNHPVVPPNLSGNALLSRNARHYGLKKLFLLKIRNCN, via the coding sequence ATGGTTTGTCAGCAGAGAAGGAAGCTAGAAAACAATTATACGGATTACGAGCGTTTGAGAAAACTTCTACAACTGCCAGAAAATGATACTAAAGAACCAGATTGGCTGTACTTGAAGATCGAGCGGTACGTCACAAAAATAATTCAGACCATAGATTCGGCGGTTGCAGAGGAATGGCCTCCTTATTTCTGCTTGGTGGAAATTTTAAAGGAAGTTCCAGAGGCGGCTGATTTATCAACTTTTTCAACCTGGCGCACCAATCTACAtaactttgaagaaaagtaCGGCACTATCAGTTTAATCCGAAATCATCCCGTTGTTCCGCCAAATCTCTCTGGCAATGCCCTATTGAGCAGGAATGCTCGTCATTATgggttgaagaagctcttcCTACTCAAGATCCGAAATTGCAACTAG
- the MRPL13 gene encoding mitochondrial 54S ribosomal protein mL50 MRPL13 (ancestral locus Anc_2.516), translating into MNLTGISHRFYVSCTVKNGSLPLARSLHTTHISSDFFSWFKARKAEENEAKVPTKATTELIKEIESGKKSKSVANTQKLKLTSENFIGKEPGQLDRAEHQRLVREAKFNNWISKDIVSSERRLDELLIESYNESYPGDKISASSDAKLDAKFPDLVTKFKFTKFLQAKSGCMISDYKLTILNRPSQYKEFFMDEILSGKQARYKEAEPHAIHLTQERFSSPNIYVVPDVDVKSQNKNYRKIMQEVRLSEAEISRRAMEDAARS; encoded by the coding sequence ATGAATTTGACTGGGATTTCTCATCGCTTTTATGTTAGCTGTACGGTGAAAAATGGCTCGCTGCCCCTGGCGAGGTCGTTGCACACCACACATATATCCTCAGACTTTTTCTCATGGTTTAAAGCGAGGAAGGCggaagaaaatgaagccAAGGTTCCCACTAAGGCTACCACTgagttgatcaaagagatcgaaagTGGCAAGAAATCAAAATCAGTAGCTAACACTCAGAAGTTGAAACTGACTTCAGAAAATTTCATCGGGAAAGAACCAGGTCAATTGGACCGGGCAGAACATCAGAGGCTAGTCCGCGAGGCTAAATTCAATAACTGGATCTCCAAGGATATCGTATCGAGCGAAAGGCGATTGGATGAACTTTTGATCGAATCATACAATGAATCTTATCCAGGCGATAAAATCTCCGCATCCTCTGATGCCAAACTCGATGCTAAATTCCCGGACCTTGTGACAAAATTCAAGTTTACAAAATTTTTGCAGGCCAAGAGTGGATGTATGATCTCGGACTACAAGTTGACCATCTTGAACAGGCCTTCTCAATACAAGGAGTTTTTCATGGATGAAATCCTCTCTGGTAAACAGGCCAGGTATAAGGAAGCGGAGCCTCACGCAATCCATCTCACGCAAGAACGCTTCAGCTCTCCAAATATCTATGTTGTCCCTGATGTTGATGTCAAATCCCAGAACAAAAACTATCGCAAGATCATGCAGGAAGTTCGCTTATCGGAggctgaaatttcaagaagggcGATGGAAGATGCGGCAAGAAGCTGA
- the MEH1 gene encoding Meh1p (ancestral locus Anc_2.517), producing MGLILSCCREGELDENEALLASQQNGYGAHEDYNALQQQMKEHEERLRARENTLKEIVTNTNDKLIDISMISNSGIVIQGTDLKNPDPDALENASGSTTRDNQEHTPEQNRSSKSNFVPLDTKTAMSQEMKKHLKLLHQTIFETLDDELRVEPRGQLIVTLY from the coding sequence ATGGGACTTATATTGAGTTGCTGTAGGGAAGGAGAATTGGACGAGAATGAGGCCTTGTTAGCGAGTCAGCAGAACGGCTACGGCGCCCATGAGGACTATAATGCGCTACAGCAGCAAATGAAAGAACACGAGGAACGCTTGCGTGCCAGAGAAAATACGTTGAAGGAAATCGTGACTAACACGAATGACAAACTGATAGACATCTCAATGATAAGTAATAGCGGGATAGTAATACAGGGAACGGACTTAAAGAATCCAGACCCAGATGCGCTGGAGAATGCTAGCGGATCGACGACACGAGATAACCAAGAACACACTCCAGAACAAAACAGAAGCAGCAAGAGTAACTTTGTTCCGCTCGATACGAAGACCGCAATGTCAcaggagatgaagaagcatCTCAAACTGTTGCATCAAACGATCTTCGAAACTCTGGATGATGAGTTACGCGTGGAACCAAGAGGCCAGCTCATAGTGACGCTTTATTGA
- the RSC4 gene encoding Rsc4p (ancestral locus Anc_2.518), translating into MPVKKRKAPEEEEEKVVKYVAGKQPRTGDLPNVDYNIPLYPESELYQDDWVIPKFNLFISFTLNYLIESYKTVFKDFIKLPSRKFHPQYYYKIQQPISINEIKSRDYEFPDGSHTFLLDVELLAKNCASYNEPDSLIVKNSIQMVQYIEYEVLKAKNVTRNYLISDDVRPRLLNYLDRVIDATDKDIELEYGATKTDADGTMKISEPFMHLVEKDELPDYYEVIHRPSALAPVKQNLEVGYYAKIYDFIIDTQLVFQNALVFNDSTTLIYQDAQKLLRYFNHLIQYRFFPELRDVSERGEIKLEYDKVEYEQYLANGGNDQTEEVSKDDDEADYDFNHLEGLGNGYNRAILSEDYLLGPNKLEMQNKKQKLSTPIEEPPRVLKYNILASMQKEMTSEEHTMQRVPYDLVKQVCIYSSKNLYRQATTPAMGGKPSCNQNWVEFIFCGDQLSQNENMFSLTLQPVQTFLTLTATMNDKKAVTSLTVNKENINSERATLNSMKQQQDNNREKTELQEDNAGSEKFDIRLNEGLNYVEFKCEQPESEKKEVMRFWINILP; encoded by the coding sequence ATGCCTGTtaaaaagagaaaggctcctgaggaggaagaggaaaaagtGGTTAAGTATGTGGCTGGAAAGCAACCTAGAACAGGGGACCTTCCCAATGTTGATTACAATATTCCGCTATATCCCGAGTCAGAGCTATATCAGGATGATTGGGTTATTCCAAAGTTTAATCTGTTCATTTCATTTACGCTTAATTATCTGATAGAATCGTACAAGAcagttttcaaagattttATCAAACTACCGAGTAGAAAGTTCCATCCGCAGTATTACTACAAGATACAGCAACCGATCTCTATtaatgagatcaaatccAGAGATTACGAATTTCCCGACGGATCTCACACCTTTTTGCTGGATGTTGAATTGCTGGCTAAAAACTGTGCATCGTATAATGAGCCGGATAGTTTGATTGTTAAGAACTCAATACAAATGGTTCAATACATTGAGTACGAAGTTTTGAAAGCGAAAAATGTCACAAGGAATTACCTTATCTCGGATGATGTCAGACCTCGCCTTCTGAATTATTTGGACCGAGTGATAGATGCAACCGACAAAGACATAGAACTGGAATATGGCGCTACAAAAACCGATGCAGATGGAACCATGAAGATCAGTGAACCATTCATGCATCTGGTGGAAAAGGATGAGCTTCCGGATTATTATGAAGTAATTCACAGACCATCCGCTCTCGCGCCAGTGAAGCAGAATTTGGAAGTTGGCTACTATGCTAAGATTTATGATTTCATTATTGATACTCAACTAGTGTTTCAAAATGCTCTGGTGTTCAATGACAGTACAACATTAATCTATCAGGATGCTCAGAAACTGCTCAGGTATTTCAATCATTTAATACAGTATAGATTTTTCCCTGAGTTGCGGGATGTTAGCGAGCGAGGAGAAATCAAGCTTGAGTATGACAAAGTCGAGTACGAGCAGTACCTGGCCAATGGCGGCAATGATCAAACTGAGGAGGTTTCgaaggatgacgacgagGCAGATTATGATTTCAATCATCTCGAAGGACTTGGTAACGGGTACAATAGAGCTATACTATCCGAAGATTATCTTCTAGGGCCCAACAAACTGGAAATGCAAAAcaaaaaacaaaaattGTCCACGCCAATCGAGGAACCCCCTAGGGTGCTCAAATACAATATTCTAGCATCAATGCAAAAAGAAATGACATCTGAAGAGCACACAATGCAAAGAGTACCCTATGATCTGGTCAAACAGGTTTGCATCTATTCATCCAAGAACCTCTATCGACAGGCAACGACGCCGGCCATGGGCGGTAAGCCCTCCTGTAATCAAAACTGGGTCGAATTCATTTTTTGCGGTGACCAACTCAGTCAGAACGAGAACATGTTTTCCCTCACACTACAACCTGTCCAAACTTTCTTGACGCTGACAGCCACTATGAATGATAAAAAAGCAGTCACTTCGTTAACCGTCAACAAAGAAAATATTAATTCCGAAAGGGCAACCTTGAATAGCATGAAACAGCAACAGGACAATAATCGAGAAAAAACGGAGTTGCAGGAGGATAATGCAGGGtctgaaaaattcgacATCCGGCTCAACGAGGGTCTTAATTATGTTGAGTTCAAGTGCGAGCAGCCAGAATccgagaagaaagaagtaATGAGGTTCTGGATTAACATACTGCCATAA
- a CDS encoding glycosyltransferase family 15 protein (ancestral locus Anc_2.519): MKEQANGFNPEHCRVYGKLFGPMNRVLVNLGGWRRLAHRRYLRLLVAVAILSPLIFYCLHGSSILSENDLNENQGLQSVDVGRPKIYESTSGKGNDILLTLVRNSELIDMIDTIERFERSFNSKYHYQWWFMNDEEFTEKFKEEVSSRVSGGARFIKVPGEMWTYPANIDKEKAAASREDYSKKKVMYGESESYRFMCRFNSGLFYKLNELRDVEYYWRIEPGVHFDCGITYDVFQYMRQNNKLYAFNMALQEDVRTIPSLWNTTIEFFKKNPQYLADKNNAEFVTDDGGSSYNLCHFWSNFEIANLRFYRSDAYDKYFQYLDDKGGFFYERWGDAPVHTLAASFMLPVDSLHFVANTGYMHNPNQDCPVDEEVRDILHCDCNPRKDFTWHKWSCVSKFFDVNNYPRPTSVANLKEYYPYVLENT, from the coding sequence ATGAAGGAACAAGCAAACGGATTCAACCCAGAACATTGCAGGGTTTATGGGAAGTTATTTGGACCAATGAATCGAGTGCTGGTCAATTTGGGAGGCTGGCGAAGATTAGCCCATCGAAGATATCTGAGACTTCTAGTGGCAGTTGCTATTTTGTCGCCATTGATATTTTATTGTCTGCATGGTTCGTCAATATTATCTGAAAACGACCTGAATGAGAACCAGGGGCTGCAAAGTGTCGATGTTGGCCGTCCAAAGATTTATGAGAGTACCAGCGGCAAGGGAAATGATATCCTTTTGACGCTTGTGAGGAATTCAGAACTAATCGATATGATTGACACTATTGAGCGTTTCGAAAGGAGTTTTAACTCGAAATACCATTATCAATGGTGGTTCatgaatgatgaagagtttactgagaagttcaaggaagaagtgTCATCTAGAGTCTCTGGTGGTGCTAGATTTATCAAGGTACCTGGGGAGATGTGGACCTACCCTGCGAACATAGACAAGGAGAAGGCAGCCGCTAGTAGGGAAGATTattccaagaagaaagttATGTATGGGGAAAGCGAGTCGTACAGATTCATGTGTCGCTTCAATTCCGGTCTGTTTTATAAACTAAATGAGCTACGCGATGTCGAATATTACTGGAGAATAGAACCTGGCGTGCATTTCGACTGCGGAATAACTTATGATGTTTTCCAATACATGAGACAGAATAACAAACTCTATGCGTTCAACATGGCTCTGCAGGAAGACGTCAGAACCATACCGTCTCTTTGGAACACCACGATagaattcttcaagaaaaatCCTCAATACCTTGCTGATAAAAATAACGCTGAGTTTGTTACAGATGATGGTGGGTCGTCGTATAACCTGTGTCATTTCTGGTCGAACTTTGAGATTGCGAATCTGAGGTTTTACCGCTCCGACGCTTATGACAAGTACTTCCAGTACCTAGACGACAAAGGTGGTTTCTTCTATGAAAGGTGGGGGGATGCTCCAGTACACACATTAGCTGCCAGCTTTATGCTACCTGTCGATAGCTTACATTTCGTTGCTAATACAGGATATATGCATAACCCAAATCAGGACTGTCCCGTGGACGAGGAAGTGAGAGACATCCTACATTGCGATTGCAATCCAAGGAAAGATTTTACATGGCACAAATGGAGTTGCGTCAGCAAATTCTTTGATGTTAACAACTATCCAAGACCAACTTCCGTTGCCAATTTAAAAGAATACTATCCGTATGTCCTCGAGAACACTTAG
- the QCR10 gene encoding ubiquinol--cytochrome-c reductase subunit 10 (ancestral locus Anc_2.520), producing MVSYISKLATKTAPHFGRVNSSNLMSYIPNLAIWGAASTAGLFVFTAGWPTFQDTFYKKIPILGSYWEKEIPPEDRIN from the exons ATGGTTTCA TATATCTCCAAACTAGCCACCAAGACAGCACCACATTTTGGAAGAGTCAATTCAAGCAATCTTATGAGCTACATTCCAAATTTGGCTATTTGGGGTGCAGCATCCACTGCAGGCCTGTTCGTTTTCACAGCTGGCTGGCCCACTTTCCAAGACACCTTCTACAAGAAGATTCCAATCCTGGGTTCTTACTGGGAGAAGGAGATCCCACCAGAGGATAGAATCAACTGA